The following are encoded in a window of Alosa sapidissima isolate fAloSap1 chromosome 12, fAloSap1.pri, whole genome shotgun sequence genomic DNA:
- the LOC121677716 gene encoding deoxyribonuclease-2-beta-like, which produces MIWIFLGILLTVGGCTATTSISCRNEQGQAVDWYILYKQPNIDGKNGLRYLYMDETTNGWVPGQYTIDDKQSAVAQTLKPLFDNIDTETDTFGYILYNDQPPVPYRTASSSYGHSKGVVLLDKHTGIWLSHSTPDFPGVDINSFWPQSGYHNGQSFICGTYKYSTFKDIAIQLEYIHVNPFNSHIPESFYPELQCVANKGCYPKEAPYYRQLDMTTLAGHKFVSYAKYGRLHDDLFSAVLDKHMGGDFYAKSWGRLRHPLPSNCSVPNIVYNVEQVQLPTTEPFSVTVDHSKWSVTVDESSRPWTCIADMNREVSQESRGGGAVCTDNPAVWSAFSSIVFSYEPCPN; this is translated from the exons ATGATCTGGATCTTTCTTGGCATTCTGTTAACCGTGGGTGGTTGCACAGCCACCACATCTATTTCCTGTCGGAATGAACAAGGACAAGCCGTTGACTG GTACATTTTATACAAGCAACCCAACATCGATGGcaaaaatggactgaggtatcTCTACATGGATGAGACCACCAAtggctgggtcccaggccagtACACCATTGATGATAAACAAAGTGCTGTGGCTCAAACACTAAAgcctttatttgataacatcgACACAGAA ACTGACACTTTTggatacatactgtacaatgaTCAACCACCAGTGCCTTACAGAACAGCCTCCTCTTCTTATGGACACAGCAAAG GTGTTGTTCTGCTTGACAAACATACTGGCATTTGGTTGTCACACAGTACCCCGGATTTCCCCGGAGTTGACATCAACTCTTTCTGGCCACAGAGCGGCTACCACAACGGACAATCCTTTATCTGTGGAACATACAAATACTCTACTTTCAAGGACATTG CAATCCAGCTCGAGTACATTCATGTGAATCCGTTTAACTCCCACATCCCTGAGTCCTTCTACCCTGAGCTCCAGTGTGTGGCCAATAAAGGCTGCTATCCCAAAGAGGCGCCCTACTATCGACAGCTCGACATGACGACCCTAGCAGGACACAAGTTTGTCAGCTATGCCAAATATGGCAGACTCCATGATG ATCTGTTCTCTGCTGTGCTTGATAAACACATGGGGGGTGACTTCTACGCCAAGAGCTGGGGTAGACTTCGCCACCCACTGCCTTCCAACTGTTCCGTCCCTAACATCGTGTACAACGTGGAGCAAGTGCAGCTTCCGACCACCGAGCCCTTCAGCGTCACCGTGGACCACTCAAAGTGGAGCGTGACGGTGGACGAGTCCTCCAGGCCGTGGACCTGCATCGCCGACATGAACCGAGAAGTTAGTCAGGAGAGCAGAGgcgggggggcagtgtgcacaGACAACCCTGCTGTGTGGAGCGCCTTCTCTAGCATCGTGTTCAGCTATGAGCCATGCCCTAACTGA
- the LOC121677864 gene encoding deoxyribonuclease-2-beta-like isoform X1: MLHYFTVVLHFLRLVLAVLSTGQSNISCRNEKNEPVDWFIIYKLPKYVMGNAGTGLDYMYLDGSMKNWELSTFKVNSTNGAAGHTLGQLYQGKGYKSNSSAYLLYNDAPPELPYDMEHGHTKGVVMFDKSQGFWLSHTIPHFPPFPERGFDYPSTGMFYGQVLFCVTYSYEQFHAISEQLAYSNPHVYNCSLPAPLWAEMTRLAQLCLRVNPRLPRDRSVKKLVSAKGESFLSFVKSHLFVDDIYASWVAQLLDTDLLVESWQREGHELFSNCSLRRHVLNVSGVRLPGPFYFHSHIDHSKWCVSVKPRDRWVCLGDLNRERGQAYRDGGLICTQNALIYRVFRQAIYSFFKC; the protein is encoded by the exons ATGTTACAttactttactgtagttttacACTTTTTACGTTTGGTCTTGGCTGTTCTATCTACTGGCCAGAGCAACATTTCATGTAGGAATGAGAAGAATGAACCTGTTGACTG GTTCATTATCTACAAATTACCCAAATACGTTATGGGTAATGCTGGAACTGGCCTGGACTACATGTACTTGGATGGTTCCATGAAGAACTGGGAACTGAGCACGTTCAAAGTCAACAGCACCAATGGAGCTGCAGGGCATACCCTTGGACAGCTGTACCAGGGCAAAGGGTACAAG TCCAACAGCTCAGCTTATTTGCTCTACAATGACGCTCCTCCAGAGCTGCCCTATGACATGGAACATGGTCACACCAAAG GCGTTGTAATGTTTGATAAGTCCCAAGGGTTCTGGTTGTCCCACACCATACCCCACTTCCCTCCTTTCCCTGAGAGGGGCTTTGACTATCCCTCCACTGGCATGTTCTATGGACAGGTCCTTTTCTGTGTCACCTACAGCTATGAACAATTTCATGCAATAT CGGAGCAGCTGGCATACAGCAACCCTCACGTCTACAACTGCTCCCTGCCAGCTCCTCTGTGGGCAGAAATGACCCGTCTAGCTCAGCTCTGCCTGAGGGTCAACCCTCGTCTGCCCAGAGATAGGAGCGTAAAGAAACTGGTATCGGCCAAAGGGGAGAGCTTTCTCAGTTTCGTCAAGTCACACCTCTTTGTTGATG ACATTTACGCTTCCTGGGTTGCTCAGCTGCTGGACACAGACCTCCTGGTGGAAagctggcagagagaggggcACGAGCTTTTCTCCAACTGCTCCCTGCGCAGACATGTGCTAAACGTCAGCGGGGTTCGACTGCCTGGCCCTTTCTATTTCCACTCTCACATCGACCACTCCAAGTGGTGCGTCTCCGTCAAGCCGAGGGATCGCTGGGTGTGCCTGGGTGACCTGAACCGCGAGAGGGGGCAGGCCTATAGGGATGGGGGACTGATCTGCACACAGAATGCCCTCATCTACAGGGTCTTCCGCCAGGCCATCTACTCGTTCTTCAAATGCTAA
- the uox gene encoding uricase isoform X2, with protein sequence MAAQDVEFVRTGYGKNLVKVLYIKREGTHHYITELKANVQLTLKSRKDYLQGDNSDIIPTDTIKNTVHALAKLKGVKTIEDFALDICEHFLTSFKHVTNAEVYIEEAPWRRLEKNGVEHAHAFIFSPESWRFCEVKQVLSGTPVIHSGIRDMKVLKTTQSGFEGFLRDRFTTLQEAKDRCFCTAVYTKWRYNTRNAPFDEAWKTVRDTIIEKFAGPYDRGEYSPSVQKTLYDTQVLVLDRVPEIEEIEVVMPNQHYFTIDMTKMGLSNKDEVLLPLDNPSGNITGTVRRKTRAKL encoded by the exons ATGGCAGCTCAG GATGTGGAGTTTGTGCGGACAGGCTATGGGAAAAATCTGGTGAAGGTTTTGTACATCAAACGTGAGGGGACACACCACTACATCACTGAGCTGAAGGCAAACGTACAGCTAACGCTGAAGTCCCGCAAAGACTACCTCCAGGGGGACAACTCAGACATCATCCCCACAGACACGATCAAAAACACTGTGCATGCCTTGGCCAAGCTGAAGGGT gTTAAAACAATAGAAGATTTTGCACTGGATATCTGTGAACATTTCCTGACTTCCTTCAAACATGTCACCAATGCAGAGGTGTACATTGAGGAAGCTCCATGGAGAAGGCTGGAAAAG AATGGAGTGGAGCACGCCCATGCCTTCATTTTCAGCCCAGAGTCCTGGCGCTTCTGTGAGGTTAAACAGGTTCTCAGCG GGACTCCTGTGATTCACAGTGGGATCAGAGACATGAAGGTACTGAAGACCACCCAGTCTGGCTTTGAGGGTTTCCTACGAGACAGATTCACAACGCTGCAAGAGGCCAAGGACAGGTGCTTCTGCACAGCAGTGTACACCAAGTGGCGCTACAACACCCGCAACGCGCCATTCGATGAAGCCTG GAAAACCGTCAGAGACACAATCATTGAGAAGTTCGCTGGTCCTTATGACCGTGGGGAGTACTCTCCGTCCGTTCAGAAGACCCTGTATGACACTCAGGTGCTTGTGCTGGACCGTGTGCCCGAG ATTGAGGAAATTGAGGTTGTGATGCCCAATCAGCATTACTTCACCATTGACATGACAAAAATGGGCCTGTCAAACAAGGACGAG GTCCTGCTTCCCCTGGACAACCCTTCTGGGAACATCACCGGGACCGTGAGGAGAAAGACCCGTGCCAAACTCTAA
- the LOC121677717 gene encoding deoxyribonuclease-2-alpha-like: protein MGGDFYVKSWGKLRELLESNCVVLNKVYNVKEVKLPTTMPFNVNSDHSKWSVTVNSSRPWTCIADMNREVSQESRGGGAVCTDNPAVWSAFSKIVITHEPCPNVTVNEM, encoded by the coding sequence ATGGGAGGTGACTTCTACGTGAAGAGCTGGGGTAAACTTCGTGAACTGCTGGAATCCAACTGTGTTGTCCTTAACAAAGTGTACAACGTGAAGGAAGTGAAGCTTCCTACCACCATGCCCTTCAACGTCAACTCGGACCACTCCAAGTGGAGCGTGACAGTGAACTCCTCCAGGCCGTGGACCTGCATCGCCGACATGAACAGAGAAGTTAGTCAGGAGAGCAGAGgcgggggggcagtgtgcacaGACAACCCTGCTGTGTGGAGCGCCTTCTCCAAGATTGTGATCACACACGAGCCATGCCCTAACGTaactgtaaatgaaatgtaa
- the uox gene encoding uricase isoform X1: MALFSQDVEFVRTGYGKNLVKVLYIKREGTHHYITELKANVQLTLKSRKDYLQGDNSDIIPTDTIKNTVHALAKLKGVKTIEDFALDICEHFLTSFKHVTNAEVYIEEAPWRRLEKNGVEHAHAFIFSPESWRFCEVKQVLSGTPVIHSGIRDMKVLKTTQSGFEGFLRDRFTTLQEAKDRCFCTAVYTKWRYNTRNAPFDEAWKTVRDTIIEKFAGPYDRGEYSPSVQKTLYDTQVLVLDRVPEIEEIEVVMPNQHYFTIDMTKMGLSNKDEVLLPLDNPSGNITGTVRRKTRAKL, from the exons ATGGCATTATTTTCACAGGATGTGGAGTTTGTGCGGACAGGCTATGGGAAAAATCTGGTGAAGGTTTTGTACATCAAACGTGAGGGGACACACCACTACATCACTGAGCTGAAGGCAAACGTACAGCTAACGCTGAAGTCCCGCAAAGACTACCTCCAGGGGGACAACTCAGACATCATCCCCACAGACACGATCAAAAACACTGTGCATGCCTTGGCCAAGCTGAAGGGT gTTAAAACAATAGAAGATTTTGCACTGGATATCTGTGAACATTTCCTGACTTCCTTCAAACATGTCACCAATGCAGAGGTGTACATTGAGGAAGCTCCATGGAGAAGGCTGGAAAAG AATGGAGTGGAGCACGCCCATGCCTTCATTTTCAGCCCAGAGTCCTGGCGCTTCTGTGAGGTTAAACAGGTTCTCAGCG GGACTCCTGTGATTCACAGTGGGATCAGAGACATGAAGGTACTGAAGACCACCCAGTCTGGCTTTGAGGGTTTCCTACGAGACAGATTCACAACGCTGCAAGAGGCCAAGGACAGGTGCTTCTGCACAGCAGTGTACACCAAGTGGCGCTACAACACCCGCAACGCGCCATTCGATGAAGCCTG GAAAACCGTCAGAGACACAATCATTGAGAAGTTCGCTGGTCCTTATGACCGTGGGGAGTACTCTCCGTCCGTTCAGAAGACCCTGTATGACACTCAGGTGCTTGTGCTGGACCGTGTGCCCGAG ATTGAGGAAATTGAGGTTGTGATGCCCAATCAGCATTACTTCACCATTGACATGACAAAAATGGGCCTGTCAAACAAGGACGAG GTCCTGCTTCCCCTGGACAACCCTTCTGGGAACATCACCGGGACCGTGAGGAGAAAGACCCGTGCCAAACTCTAA
- the LOC121677864 gene encoding deoxyribonuclease-2-beta-like isoform X2 gives MLHYFTVVLHFLRLVLAVLSTGQSNISCRNEKNEPVDWFIIYKLPKYVMGNAGTGLDYMYLDGSMKNWELSTFKVNSTNGAAGHTLGQLYQGKGYKSNSSAYLLYNDAPPELPYDMEHGHTKAEQLAYSNPHVYNCSLPAPLWAEMTRLAQLCLRVNPRLPRDRSVKKLVSAKGESFLSFVKSHLFVDDIYASWVAQLLDTDLLVESWQREGHELFSNCSLRRHVLNVSGVRLPGPFYFHSHIDHSKWCVSVKPRDRWVCLGDLNRERGQAYRDGGLICTQNALIYRVFRQAIYSFFKC, from the exons ATGTTACAttactttactgtagttttacACTTTTTACGTTTGGTCTTGGCTGTTCTATCTACTGGCCAGAGCAACATTTCATGTAGGAATGAGAAGAATGAACCTGTTGACTG GTTCATTATCTACAAATTACCCAAATACGTTATGGGTAATGCTGGAACTGGCCTGGACTACATGTACTTGGATGGTTCCATGAAGAACTGGGAACTGAGCACGTTCAAAGTCAACAGCACCAATGGAGCTGCAGGGCATACCCTTGGACAGCTGTACCAGGGCAAAGGGTACAAG TCCAACAGCTCAGCTTATTTGCTCTACAATGACGCTCCTCCAGAGCTGCCCTATGACATGGAACATGGTCACACCAAAG CGGAGCAGCTGGCATACAGCAACCCTCACGTCTACAACTGCTCCCTGCCAGCTCCTCTGTGGGCAGAAATGACCCGTCTAGCTCAGCTCTGCCTGAGGGTCAACCCTCGTCTGCCCAGAGATAGGAGCGTAAAGAAACTGGTATCGGCCAAAGGGGAGAGCTTTCTCAGTTTCGTCAAGTCACACCTCTTTGTTGATG ACATTTACGCTTCCTGGGTTGCTCAGCTGCTGGACACAGACCTCCTGGTGGAAagctggcagagagaggggcACGAGCTTTTCTCCAACTGCTCCCTGCGCAGACATGTGCTAAACGTCAGCGGGGTTCGACTGCCTGGCCCTTTCTATTTCCACTCTCACATCGACCACTCCAAGTGGTGCGTCTCCGTCAAGCCGAGGGATCGCTGGGTGTGCCTGGGTGACCTGAACCGCGAGAGGGGGCAGGCCTATAGGGATGGGGGACTGATCTGCACACAGAATGCCCTCATCTACAGGGTCTTCCGCCAGGCCATCTACTCGTTCTTCAAATGCTAA